The sequence ttctTTTTCTgtagtatgtttttttctatagTGCGAAATCTCAataatttgcaaagcagttaatacttttatacggtttttaagACTTAATGTTAAGTATTAcatgaataaaatttaataactttgatttctGGTTTTGAAAACTAACATTTTCGAAATCTGTAGTAGATACTTATCgctttttactgttggcaacgccaccgcctctccacgctccacgccgcatcggggattccccaatataCGTTTGTATAGGTATACTGaatttatcgaattaaaatgtacgttatttttatggacgttaaactttcgtgagacatattcaaatatttaatgaatctacggttgtactcacgttattatatagCTACTGCTGCGACACGTTTTGGGCTaattttggaggcccctcttcaggcgtataggagttcacgcgacggctaaactccAAACACTGAGCGCGATAACGTGAGTAGGTACAACCgtagatttattaaatatttacgttatttttattgaaacgttacaaatcacgaaaaaccgtttctgacgtattatttgttcatctgaaaaacataaaaaaatgatgctaggtttttttttcataattctgaaaaaaaaaaaccaattggttttttctatttgcaaccctacgcGCAGTTTGGCATTTTAATGTGCATATATAGGTACTACAAGGTCCTTTTTATGAATAACtgcaaataattataaaacataCCTGtaattactgatgtgccgacggaaagtttccaaaattctgaaattttcacataggaaaacttcggaaactttccatactttgtatggatagaaactttccatttcataaatttaaattccctttatttttcgtgaaagtttcgtgaatttttcatgaaatttaagatttttttggaaagtttccgcaacttgcacatcactacctGTAATACTAAAGTGGACCGATCTGGCCTAGCgtttagtgaccctgcctgcggtcctggattcgaatcccggtaagggcatttatttgagtgatgagcacagtgtgcgtagccgaatgcacaaacgcttacgataatatctctttcgtagccatgcatatatctctatcgctctcgcgtattggcacgacagaactagactgcatttttgtcggcgtctgatggcgtcgcagaaatgccattcggctaacaGGCCAGGTATTTGCTCTTGAGTCATGGCACAGATTATTACTAAAGTAACAGtaccttcacttgcccgcaaaacgacaaatacctacgctttatttagcTAAGACTAATAAGTTACGTGACACTCAGAAGTCAGAAGAATAGTTAGGGTatgtgccacgcgactacacgtGGCGTGGCgaccctcggccacttgttcattcgaatggcgaccgcgagcgagtgacgtaggcctggggcccgtttctcgaaaggtacaagccttgtattacaagtgcgcgaactgtcaaatcgtatgggttgtcatggaaacgcacttgtaatacaaggcttgtacctttcgagaaacgggccccaggggccatgatgttttctatgtacctataagtatttgtatattttacaGATAAAATATTTATCAATAAAAGATCATGTTTTGATTAAAGCAACGATTTTATTGAACAGTAACATATAACGAAATAAATATTAGTGTAAATAAGtagttaacattataaatgcggttcataataaattaagttacgaGTATTATTCttaaaagtctttataaatatATCAAAGTGAAAGGTACACTTTCATTATCAAGCTGCCATTATTATATTGAAAGTAACTTTTCTGAAGTGAGTGCTGTGAGAAAATTATTACAACTAAAATATGTAGTTAAATACTAGTAGCTCTGCTAGTGATTacctaataaatttaaaaacctACTTTATATAATATACTGGACAACCTTATGAGTATAATTTTACAAGCAGACAGGCATGCACCTATTTTCAAGAGCAACATAGCATAGCTTTATGAAAACAGACGCAGCGTATAATTACAATCCTGAGGCAAACTCTAGCTTCAACTACAAAATACTTATTTAGCAGCATGTCTTTGGAGACTCAAGTTTATATATCTATAATACTTTAATGTTCACGAATATCGTACGTAAGTGCAATTAAAAACGCGAAGAAAGCCCTCCGCTGCGACTATCAGCATGACTAGCCAACGCATCGCCCCTCTGCTGCACAACATTCACCGCGGGATAAGGAAGGGAAGCGTTGACCGTCGCGCCGATTAAAGTTTGGAGCGACGGCGGCGGCGCCGACTCCAAGGCCAACACGCCGTTTGGCAGCACGCCGACGCGAGCTCTCTCTATCGCCGGACCAAGCTCGTCGCCGGCGCTGGTTGCTAGCGAGGCCGCCGCTTGCGCTAGCGCGTTTGCCGATTCAGCGCCAAGCACGTAGCGAGTACCTGCATACATGACAATGCGTTACGATAGTGGAAGCAAATTGTAGGCATATTTTTGCGATAgttaagtacataaatattgATTGTTAAAGTTGCATTCCTAGGAAAAAATGGCATAGATATACTTTAGTGATTTATTGTTGGAATCGTACCTCTACATAGCAACTAGCTGTTGATATGTGTAAGTAGTTAGCGATAGATTATGTGCTTTATTGAATGCAATAAAGCTGTTAATTATAACCTAAACAGTAGAGACATTCGatttgtattaaaaaatgacCTATTTGAATCGACTTTCTCCAATAAAAATCGAACACAAAACTACTGTCTACTAACCACAGACGTTCTCGTTGAGTAAAATGGCAGGAGCGAGATCAATCAGCGCAACGGGTGAATCGCGAGCAATTGCAACGCTGCCTTCGCCCGCGCCATCCACGCCCCAAGGTGGCTGTGTACCGAATGGCACTGATAGTCCCCTGTTTTCAAAGAAGTATAATTACAATTTGCCATTTGCAAAGGAGATTGTATGTAAAATGTCACAGTGATTACACCAGCGCGGTCATGCACCGGAAAGCGCATTATGgttgaatccatactaatattataaatgggaaagtgtgtgtgtctgtttgttggtccgtctttcacggcaaaacggagcgacgaattgacgtgattttttaattggagatagttgaagggatggagagttacataggctacttttgtctctttctaacgcgagcgaagccgcgggaaaaagctagtagtatATAATTGAATATTGAAGCGATAATTGGAATATTCATAAAGGACATATGAGAGTATCACATTGCGATAAAACAAATACGTACGTCACAAGTGCTACGTAGGAATCAGTAGGATCTACCACAGCCAGGCCAGTCGCCACGCCGCCTGCCACCGATGCTTTATCGTGAGCTTCATTCACAAGCGCAGCAACTACCCTGTGTACATTTGtttcatatttaattaaatgaatacTAACAATAATAACGCACAAACATCAAAACTTAGTTTAAATggatatacagtgtgttaccaccacCCGGACCtttattaaaatcaataataatacagtcatttagcaatcgtttgcgcataccagcaaatcatagttatttaaattaactgaattttttttttctcaaatccCAACATTCAATGTAACGCGTGCACTTCTTAATTGTCATTACTCACATCGCTCATATTTATGAGCTGTCATTGCCCTCACTTCATAAGTGTGTGTgctgtacattgctggcaataaaatgtttgttagaaagtttataaagttaacgtttttaattattaattaaattaagggcatggttaagttaaataactatgtaagaATACGTCCCTTTTAAAAAAGCCCACTTTGGTAACATACTGTTTTACAAGTGCAACAAgacacaaacaaaaaataatgtcTTATTCACACTTCATAGTTATGGTATACACTCCACTTTATTGATAAATCGTGATTATATTTgcaaagaaatgcttgcaagaGAGTTAAGGGTGTGCTGCATGTGCATAGGACAAGGTAGATTGTGCATAGGACAATTCTTTGTAGCTTTAATTACTTCTGACGGTGATCAGTTCGTCAAGTTTTCACTAAACAAAATGTATGCAGAATTGTCTTCAATCggtgccactaggcttagaataaatttaatagtGGAAAATGTCTACGCTGTGTGAGACTTGAAATATCCATCCCTCCATCTAGAtgtcgtgagttcaagtctcttTCAAGGCAGATATTTAGTACTTTTAAATTGATTCAAAACGTAAGTGTCGCCAACCTGCGTTCAGCTTCATCGACGTCGACGGGTATCTCAATAGCTCCGACTAGTGCTCTCCCCGCTGTCGCTGCGCCTGCGCCGCCGGCGAATAGTCTCCAGCCGCCAGTTACTGCGGCTTGCGGTGACGAAAACCGCACCGCAGAGGCGTCTTTGGCCCAGATTGACGATAGCTCTGTGTATTATAGATTTTTATTAGTATACTGGTCTAGATTTTTTTCTActtatgtataatttaatttttatgaaaatatatttcTACTCTTAAAGACTACTACGCAAATCAATACGGTGTAGATTAGAACCGCAttttagtttttaaaatttGTAGGAAAATTAAACTTTCTGACGAAGGACCTAAtgtgttttaaatttttatttttattaaatcatttaattcagaaataaatttccataTTGTATTAGTAACTTACTGCTATTCTTAACCTATGTTAGTgacaattttatgtattttaatttgCACATTTAACCAACGAAAATGTTATAGTTCTTAAGGCGCATTGCATCCATTAAAAACGCGTCTCTCTAAGGGGAAAATCGTATTCCTTTCATTTCGCACGTATTTCAAATAAGATTTAAACCGTCAAGACTTGGTATAAATTTCAAATTGACGCTTGACCTTCCATTTGTAAGTTTTTACCTGCACTAGTGTTGCGCTGAAGTGTCTCAAGATAGTCGGCGTATACGGCGTCGGCGCGCACGCCGTTTGCGAGCCAACCGGCGCGACCGGCATCGCTTGCCGCCGCTGCCAAACCTCTTGACACTGTGTAACCGCCTCTGTTGACAACATACAACAAACACAAATTAACCTAGTTCCATCGTAAACTTGAGACATGTGAAGATGCTTAGCGATGGATGGATacctatgtttaaaaaattattaATTGACAATTCAGTAATacgattcggaagtttattataaaatcgaacacattAGGTGAATTAGGTACCCATGAATGAACCTGGCTGAAACGTTGGAAGaaagataaaataatgttaattaatcgcgatcgacctgtgtgtgacttttttTACTCGTCGACTTcacaatctgtcaattaggacaccacaaactaaactatacgagctgacttttcagtgttggatagtctttaccacttagtcaactataatatttcattacacttcactttagttaactgaaaaaaattcaaaaatagaacttcatacaagttctatactaatttgcgatacctggcagaaatttcctgcatctgaaacacaactttttttatctatcgcgttatcgaccaatcagagacggttattacaaacaattggttttcccgtgtggtgacgggttaagaatttcagcaccccctttcttcccgtgggtgtcgtagaaggcgactgtgggacatagctgggcattaactcgttaatccgttaatcgttaattaacgaagttaacatttcgattaacggattaacttttaagttaacttgaaaaaatgttaacggactcgttaacttccgttaaatttccccgagtccgttaatcgttaatctagtagggcacaggcgccatctgcgctgcgaaaaacacgttgtgaacgctactataaaagcccgaagtacggcaaatcctatgatttgccggtaaatcctaggttttaccgatgtcgattgctaaaagtccgaaatattacctaaaaaagtattcttcacgtggatttgcttttactaactttgattcggtgaatcctaagctttaccatggcgactgttgtagtgatagggcagcaaattcgagccctatttacgaccacattcgcttccctagcctctaccgcccaaagtgccacaacagtcccgtcaccgccagcatctctcctgacacagctcttggcagtagctcaggcgatcactgccttccacgagcagcctagagttcaataggctagctgtacttcggccttttacagcaatataatacgttatagtggatactgatgcaactaaatatttaaagaaaagttcatttttttcatgtgttaacggattaacgattaactttaacttacgttaaatttgtcgaaatgtatcgctttaacgattaacgaagttaacttttttagtaacggattagcgattaacgaagttaactttttgattaacggtgcccagctatgctgtgggatatgggttgaattgtggcgtgtgggcgagaggctggcaacctgtcactccaatgtcacaatttcgttttctgtcaaccccttatttgccaagagtggcactgaaacttgagtagttttatgtgctctgcctagaCATGGCGAGGCGCGGATTGAAGAGGATGTGCGAGACTTGAATTGAGATATTTATTAGTGTAAAAATGTACCGTATTGCTTTCGACATAGAGTATCGTATGAAACCTACAATCTGCGGCAGGCACGCGCGGGCTCGCGCGGGCTCGCGCAGGCCTGCGATGGGTATTAATGGCAATTTTTAGAGGAAAAGGGTCCGGGCGATTTCAATTCCCTccccgctctgcccattcacgccctgccggtggaaaaccaccttgAGCCACCTCGTAACAATGTGAGTAGTGTTGGACAAATGCCAACTGGCGCCGCGCCGTCACTCGATGCAATGGCGttagttttccattttttacCGCCGTTTGATTGTCAGCCGCTAAATATACTCGCTTGTTCTAATGGGGCGGATCTGGACTGTCAAATAATCTTATTTGACAGTCCAGATCCGCCGTCATTGTTCTTTCATCTGAAAGAACAATGATACTGTAGGTTTTGGCCTGAAGCTGTAAACAGGATGGAATTTTTATAAcagacaatatttaaggtaccTTTTAGTTACTTAGTCAACATTTGACATTTGACAGCCATTTGGTATGGCTGTGACGTGACAGACGGACATAGCGGAACTATAAGGATTACGTTATTGGCATTCAGTCTTGGAACATACTTCGATctccaataacctaaccacaaaattaaaattttgaaaaaaaccccgactgcgacatagtaaaccgattttcatgaaacatggctaagaacgctcccgactaactcagctttcagacaaaaaaactaaatctaaatcggttcgtccgttcgggagctacgatgccacagacagacacgcacacagacagacagacagaaacacagacagacagacacgtcaaacttataacaccccgtcgtttttgcgtcgggggttaaaaaagacaAACTATGtatgtggcctatttcacaagtgtgacaattgtcgcccgacagtgacacttcagCGTTCATTGCCTGTCCAACAAGGTAATATTGACgttgagtaacaatgttacttatcaacccagacataggcacagaattgtcagtgtcaagtttcaatgtcactgtggtgacaTAGCCCACTGATCGAGTGCCTTGGCCGGCGCTAGCGAGGATGGTTCCTgaccacagaactagatttagaaagaagaaacaaatttttaaattaaaggaaaaatggaaaaattcacacctccggcaagactcgaacctgcgacctttggccttgccggggccatttccatttttccatttttcctttaatttaaaaatatataatatcgctcgcagacgtttctgcatgataaaaaacaaattaagaaAAACAAGTTCGTCTATTTGTACagaggccgagcgtgtcagattttgtactgaagttgttacttgcctgtgattttaaatatgtctcaggtccttgagtgttcataatttttgtgttgttgcaaaaaaaataccacgttacgaggcatttttaatgtttttgttgacttcaacttataaAAATTGACGCTAGAAAGcagcaagctgcgattaaagacggacaactcagtggattttactgagttcatttgacacgctaagtagtaGTAAGTAGATATACGTTTGTTTGATCTATAGTACACTTAAGTATGACATCTGTGTTACAGACAGAAAAAAGACAAAATTGATAATGGCGCCACCTGGCGTGATAAAATGTCAGTTTAACTCCTCATCATGctaataaaattaatgtcaCCCGTAACACcaaaataactataaataaacACCTCTTACAACAAACACCCAGAAGGCGACAGAACTCATAAAATCGGAAACAAATTGACAGGTATTGCAATTCCTTCCCACGCAAACGAAACTGGGTCGTCTGGCTTATGTATAAGCACCTTACAATGTAACATTTTAAGTTCTcccgctttgtacacatatataatagtattttatacaatcatgatacaaagcttttcagtcgagtaccatgtttaggccacgaagcttgctgagtggcccaATAGTACgatacgagagtgaaaagcttaattatatcactattgtatacaatactttttctatgagtcatcatcttctaTGAGCCATTATccatggacgaaaaatatcatcattcaatgtagcgtcgttcaccgttgtattaacatcgaattacctgccTGTACATAAAAAGAGTATACTCGTACTAATGAGAAAGGAGTAATTTCCCGGATAATAAAAACAaaggcgcgcgcgccgccaTACCTGCCGTTCAAGAACCAATTCCATTCCAAAAAGTGGTATATTGCAAGAAATTAAATGGAGATAAGACTTTTTAAAGTTGAAGGCAGAAAACGGCATCGGCCTGTTAACGAGTTTGCTGCTCTTTAGTAAACATGTTGTAATATCCGAAATGCGAATACTTTTAGAACGGTTGCGTAACAGATGTTGTACAGTCCACATGTTATACATGCATAGTTGTGTCATGAGTGTCATGAGCAACAGCGTAGGTGCGTTTTCAAATGATATTATAGAtaattgatatttgccagtcgcttttcggtgaaagaaaatatcgtgaggaaaccggactaattccaataaggtctatagtttacccttcgggttggaaggtcagatggtagtcgctttcgtaaaaactagtaccttcgccaaatcttggggttagttgtcaaagcggacccgtggcaaatgctgggataacgcaagcaggatgatgatgatatcggatgtcggatcgacatcccatacattacaggcgccatgtTGAATTtgttccattgaaatccttccaacatccgatatcggatcggttaatgtgaaaacggattaaGGGTGTCTTAAATCCGGCCCTCCACCGGTCCTTCAAAATACTGTGTATGTGTGTGATAATTATAGCGACTGTAGAAATAATGgatttttggtgtaaatctggccGTCCTCTAAAATTCCTTAAAATTTCGTTCACCAATGGAAAATTGCCCCAGCACCGGTAATGAGAGTTtgtgtttatatttaataagaaaatAAGCCATTCCtaagcacctatttacgtcgaACATGCATGTGCGAAATTACATTTGACAGTGAAGGAAAACGAAAATTTTCGGTgatggaaaacattgtgaggaaagcGGACTAATCACAACAAGACCAATTTTACTgtctgggttggaaggtcacacGCTAGTAGATTTTGTAAGAACTAAGACCTACGCCaattcttgggattagttaccAAAGCTTGGGGTCCAGGTTCCTATGCAAATAAATTTACTTAGTAAGAGAATTATAAGTAATTTTTCACACAGGTCACGCTGTGATTTTCTTAAGAACCAAACTAACACACACTTTTAGGCAAGTTccttataccgggtgcccggtaattaatggacaaccttttaaccaccaagagggcaccttatactggtccagaaaatcgacttttaggtttagtaaaagtcgcctggttttcgagattttcacactttttaaaattttaatactacctaaaattttaaaaagtgtgaaaatctcgaaaaccaggcaacttttactaaaccttaaagtcgattttctggaccaatataaggtgccctcttggtggataaaaggttgtccattaattaccgggcaccctgtataaataAATGCTATAAAATATGTTCAatcttaatttatttgtttccaTACTTACTTCCCTTAGCAAGCACATGTCCACACCGTTTTAAGTAAGTATCTTCAGTTTCAGTATTTTTTCTGTTTAAAGCCAgagctttaagtttatttaccCCTATGGACCCCGTGATAAAATGGCAATAACGGGAATAACAATAATATGACAGGCAATGCAAGGAAGATGTATATTGACGTGAATCTACTCTCTATATTCAATGACTCGTCGTTCGGCTTGACAATCTTAGATCCTTCTCTGCAAGCTTTATAAATGACGCTAGCACGTTTATGAATGACGCCATTTGATGTCACAAAAACAATTAATTCTAGCTTGATAACGCGTCTGTCGTCCTCCTCTCTAAAGAAGGTTAAAAAATAGAAACATTACAAAACCAGCTCGAGTGAGATTGTTAGCTATTTCGGCATCTACCAAATCGCTAGATTTATAAGCGGCCGTTCACACGCATATTTATAACAGTAGATTATTATTATACCCGCTTATGACAGTTATGAGAGTGTAAAAATTGATGGGTGGAAAGAATAGCTGCAGTGAGCAAAAATAATGTttgaatttaaaaatgagtCACAACTGTATCTATCTATAAGAACTACCTACGTACAGGCATGtaggtataacctaaccacaaaattaaaattaaaaaaaaaaaccccgaccgcgacataatagaccgattttcatgaaaatggctaagaacactcccgactaagcagtgtcttgcgtgggcgacggtcgcgcgaccgtcgcgcgaccgtcgccgtcgcgtctcatactcccatatcgataaggtttgatttcgtacgcgtcgcatcgccgtcgcgcgaccatcgcgcgaccgtcgcccacgcaagccacggcgtaactcagctttcagacaaaaaaacttaatctaaattggttcatccgttcgggagctacgatgccacagacagacacacaaatatacagacagacagacagacagacagactgacacgtcaaacttacaacaccccgttgtttttacgtcggaggttaaaaatagATTACGAACGCCACAATCTTTCTGTCATGATATTCACGCTGTTTTAATGTTGCTCTCTCTGGCCATACGTTTTGCTGAACCAACGCTCCTCACTGCACTTTTCATATTGCTGGTTCTTTGACTTTCACCCCAATTGCAATTGTATGAGAATTAAACTACGTCGTTGCAGTTGGCATGTCGTAGGGGACTTGGTACAAGAACGTTGTAACCTTGAACTCTGCGAGATTACTGAACTTTTACTATGACCAATCCCAAAATCGCAAAAAGTTGACTACCCCGTAATTTTTAcaaatattgtatttatatttttgtacctTTGCACTCGAGGTccccaactggcgtgaagtggtcccgtagccgaatggccgcagaaatgcaatctatctctatcgctcttgcgaacTGGCGAGACATAGACAGACTGCA is a genomic window of Leguminivora glycinivorella isolate SPB_JAAS2020 chromosome 6, LegGlyc_1.1, whole genome shotgun sequence containing:
- the LOC125227085 gene encoding glutathione hydrolase 6-like isoform X2, coding for MDAAAAAALCLALLAPHRTSIDASGSLLYWEYRNRTARDEGPTLIEWGGPNQGGVPRLVVALALLHARYGALPWSQVLQPAIDLARGGYTVSRGLAAAASDAGRAGWLANGVRADAVYADYLETLQRNTSAELSSIWAKDASAVRFSSPQAAVTGGWRLFAGGAGAATAGRALVGAIEIPVDVDEAERRVVAALVNEAHDKASVAGGVATGLAVVDPTDSYVALVTGLSVPFGTQPPWGVDGAGEGSVAIARDSPVALIDLAPAILLNENVCGTRYVLGAESANALAQAAASLATSAGDELGPAIERARVGVLPNGVLALESAPPPSLQTLIGATVNASLPYPAVNVVQQRGDALASHADSRSGGLSSRF
- the LOC125227085 gene encoding glutathione hydrolase 6-like isoform X1 — its product is MQNATDTSPPSGVVELREDIPLKAGATSGGSCGTPRLIAGCFAALSAAVTIALLTQIYYGDYQVVPHGSVSSAAEACSSAGTGALKAGGRAMDAAAAAALCLALLAPHRTSIDASGSLLYWEYRNRTARDEGPTLIEWGGPNQGGVPRLVVALALLHARYGALPWSQVLQPAIDLARGGYTVSRGLAAAASDAGRAGWLANGVRADAVYADYLETLQRNTSAELSSIWAKDASAVRFSSPQAAVTGGWRLFAGGAGAATAGRALVGAIEIPVDVDEAERRVVAALVNEAHDKASVAGGVATGLAVVDPTDSYVALVTGLSVPFGTQPPWGVDGAGEGSVAIARDSPVALIDLAPAILLNENVCGTRYVLGAESANALAQAAASLATSAGDELGPAIERARVGVLPNGVLALESAPPPSLQTLIGATVNASLPYPAVNVVQQRGDALASHADSRSGGLSSRF